One window of the Chitinophaga niabensis genome contains the following:
- a CDS encoding acyl-CoA desaturase, with protein sequence MIAILIFFFAHWFLSLFFHTFFLHRYASHQMYDTSKGWERVFYFMTWFFQGSSYLVPRAYGVMHRMHHEYSDTEQDPHSPHFFKDVWQMMMHTRQIYAGIQTKTKTPDPQFTKDPLPEWDAMDRFGDHRATRIVWMGIYVAFYVVFATQWWMYLLLPIHFLMGPVQGAVVNWCGHKYGYSNFKNGDHSRNSEPWGIFLLGELFQNNHHMHKDSANFAQKWYEFDPTYPVMKMMHWMRIIRLRPRVAVINEEKKAA encoded by the coding sequence ATGATAGCAATCCTTATTTTCTTTTTTGCACACTGGTTCCTGTCTTTATTCTTTCATACATTTTTCCTGCACCGATATGCATCTCACCAAATGTACGATACCAGCAAAGGTTGGGAAAGAGTGTTTTACTTTATGACCTGGTTTTTCCAGGGTTCATCTTACCTGGTTCCAAGAGCTTATGGCGTTATGCACCGCATGCACCATGAGTATAGCGATACTGAACAAGATCCTCACTCGCCACACTTTTTCAAAGATGTTTGGCAGATGATGATGCACACCCGTCAGATTTACGCGGGTATTCAAACAAAGACCAAAACTCCGGATCCTCAATTCACGAAAGATCCATTACCTGAATGGGATGCGATGGACCGTTTTGGTGATCACCGTGCAACACGTATTGTCTGGATGGGGATCTACGTTGCTTTTTACGTAGTTTTTGCTACACAGTGGTGGATGTACCTGTTGTTACCGATCCATTTTCTGATGGGGCCTGTACAGGGTGCTGTGGTTAACTGGTGTGGTCACAAGTATGGTTACAGCAATTTCAAGAACGGTGATCATTCCAGGAATTCTGAACCCTGGGGTATTTTTCTGCTGGGTGAATTGTTCCAGAACAATCACCATATGCATAAAGACAGTGCAAATTTCGCGCAGAAATGGTATGAATTTGATCCCACTTATCCGGTGATGAAAATGATGCATTGGATGAGGATCATCAGACTTCGTCCCAGGGTTGCAGTGATCAATGAGGAGAAAAAAGCGGCTTAA
- a CDS encoding ABC transporter substrate-binding protein, with the protein MKYYCLLFTLFLFSCGQRSKEHKMVFRYNQPEGIPTLDPAFAKNQAIMWAVRQLYNTLVEPDSMLNIRPSLATRWEVSEDRRRYRFYLRNDVYFHDNDIFPGGKGRKMTAADVAYSLKRIMDPGTASPGAWIFNGTVDPATGFQAIDDTTFQLTLIQPFHPIMGILSMQYCSVIPHEAVEKYGKDFRKHPCGTGPFKFHYWDEGQALILHKYENYFEKDSAGTRLPYLDAVKVVFVDSKATEFLLFRQGELDFINDIETSFKDEVLTKQGHLKKEWEGKIALIKAPYLNTEYFGIVMDPEKRDPSLKDIRVRQAINYGFDRVKMMTYLRNSIGIPATSGFVPAGLPSFDTTHVKGYTYDLAKCRQLLKEAGYPEGKGLPPIKLVTQPVYADLANYLANQLQEVGMTIQVEVIQKSTLIDQAAKSAIPFFRASWIADYPDAESYLAMFYSKNPAPPNYTRYNNPVFDQLYEKAMLETNDSLRYKLYQEMDQMVIKDACVVPLFYDISVRFRQMNVTGLSSNGLNLLELRRVKIE; encoded by the coding sequence ATGAAATATTATTGCTTACTTTTTACCCTCTTCCTGTTTTCCTGTGGTCAACGCAGCAAGGAGCATAAAATGGTTTTCCGGTATAATCAGCCGGAAGGCATTCCTACGCTGGATCCTGCATTTGCCAAGAACCAGGCTATTATGTGGGCGGTGCGCCAGCTCTATAATACTTTAGTTGAACCGGATAGCATGCTGAATATCAGGCCATCCCTTGCTACGCGCTGGGAGGTTTCTGAGGATCGCCGCAGGTACCGTTTCTATCTTCGTAACGATGTTTATTTTCATGATAATGATATATTCCCCGGTGGCAAAGGGCGGAAAATGACAGCTGCGGATGTGGCTTACAGCCTCAAACGGATCATGGACCCCGGCACTGCATCTCCCGGTGCCTGGATCTTCAACGGTACTGTAGATCCCGCAACTGGTTTCCAGGCAATTGACGATACTACCTTTCAGCTGACTTTAATACAACCTTTCCATCCCATTATGGGGATCCTCAGCATGCAGTATTGTTCTGTTATACCGCATGAAGCAGTAGAAAAATATGGCAAGGATTTTCGTAAACATCCATGTGGTACAGGGCCTTTCAAATTTCATTACTGGGATGAAGGGCAGGCATTGATCCTTCACAAGTATGAAAACTATTTTGAAAAAGACTCCGCCGGAACCCGGCTACCATACCTTGACGCCGTGAAAGTGGTGTTTGTAGACAGCAAGGCAACAGAATTCCTGTTGTTCCGCCAGGGTGAGCTGGATTTTATCAATGATATAGAAACCTCTTTCAAAGATGAAGTACTCACCAAACAGGGACATCTGAAAAAAGAATGGGAAGGAAAGATCGCGTTGATCAAAGCGCCTTATCTGAACACAGAATACTTTGGTATTGTAATGGACCCGGAGAAACGAGATCCCTCATTGAAGGATATCCGGGTCCGCCAGGCAATCAATTATGGTTTTGACAGGGTGAAAATGATGACTTATCTGCGCAACAGCATTGGTATTCCGGCTACATCCGGTTTTGTACCTGCGGGTTTGCCTTCATTCGATACTACTCACGTGAAGGGATATACGTACGATCTTGCCAAATGCAGGCAATTATTAAAGGAAGCAGGTTATCCTGAAGGGAAAGGCCTGCCACCTATTAAACTGGTTACACAGCCTGTTTATGCAGACCTTGCCAATTACCTGGCCAATCAGTTGCAGGAAGTTGGCATGACGATCCAGGTGGAAGTGATCCAGAAAAGTACTTTAATAGATCAGGCCGCTAAATCAGCCATACCATTTTTCCGTGCCAGCTGGATTGCAGATTATCCAGATGCCGAGAGCTACTTAGCGATGTTCTACAGTAAAAATCCTGCGCCTCCGAATTATACGCGGTATAATAATCCTGTTTTTGATCAGCTGTATGAGAAAGCAATGCTGGAAACAAATGATTCCCTTCGTTATAAATTATACCAGGAAATGGACCAGATGGTGATCAAAGATGCGTGTGTGGTACCGTTGTTTTATGATATTTCCGTGCGTTTTCGTCAGATGAATGTCACGGGATTAAGCAGTAATGGCCTCAATCTGCTCGAATTGAGGAGGGTTAAAATAGAGTAG
- a CDS encoding M1 family metallopeptidase, with amino-acid sequence MRSLLLVLICFCFLMPDMQAQHKFSRADTLRGTLTPERSWWDVTFYDLNVKLDPADKMIYGMNGISYRVLEPSKRLQIDLQEPLILDNAMQNGKSLNITKEGNAWFVDLEEPQIKGKVRKLVVSFHGKPKEAIRAPWDGGVVWGKDSLGRPWIATACQGLGASIWWPNKDHQSDEPDSMRIAVTVPKGLTNVSNGRLISKRETMNNTTTFTWFVDNPINNYDVALNIGNYAHFSDKYNGEDGKLDLDYWVLDYNLTKAKSHFQVVKPMMKCFEHWFGPYPFYKDSYKLVETPHLGMEHQSAVAYGNQYKMGYRGSDLSGTGWGKKWDFIIIHESGHEWFGNNITTKDIADMWVHESFTNYSETIFTECQYGKDAANAYVQGIRSKIANDIPIIGPYGVNTEGSGGDMYYKGSNMLHTIRQVINNDETFRKILRGLNKTFYHKTVTTQEVESYISKNGGRDFSKVFDQYLRHTKIPVLEYSINNRELKYRWVADVQGFDLPVKVTLADGKYSFIYPTTAWQTTAIQLTDPKKFAADKNFYIITKAL; translated from the coding sequence ATGAGATCTCTTCTCCTTGTTCTGATATGCTTTTGCTTCCTGATGCCCGATATGCAAGCCCAGCATAAGTTCAGCCGTGCGGATACTTTGCGTGGTACCCTTACCCCTGAAAGAAGCTGGTGGGATGTTACGTTTTACGACCTGAACGTAAAACTGGACCCGGCAGATAAAATGATTTATGGTATGAATGGCATAAGCTACAGAGTATTGGAACCATCTAAAAGATTACAGATAGACCTCCAGGAACCCCTGATCCTGGATAACGCCATGCAAAATGGCAAATCCCTCAACATCACAAAAGAAGGGAACGCCTGGTTCGTAGACCTGGAAGAGCCACAGATTAAAGGTAAAGTCCGCAAACTGGTAGTTTCCTTTCACGGCAAACCCAAAGAAGCCATACGTGCTCCCTGGGATGGTGGCGTAGTTTGGGGAAAAGACTCCCTCGGACGTCCCTGGATAGCCACTGCTTGCCAGGGTTTGGGAGCCAGCATCTGGTGGCCGAATAAAGATCATCAGTCCGATGAACCGGATAGCATGCGCATTGCAGTAACTGTACCAAAAGGACTCACCAACGTTTCCAATGGCCGCCTGATCAGCAAAAGAGAAACGATGAACAACACCACTACCTTCACCTGGTTCGTAGACAATCCCATCAATAATTACGATGTAGCCCTGAACATTGGCAACTACGCACATTTCAGTGACAAGTACAATGGTGAGGATGGTAAACTCGATCTCGATTACTGGGTACTGGATTACAATCTCACCAAAGCAAAATCACATTTCCAGGTAGTGAAGCCCATGATGAAATGTTTTGAACACTGGTTCGGGCCTTACCCTTTTTATAAAGACAGCTACAAACTGGTAGAAACCCCTCACCTGGGCATGGAACATCAGAGCGCCGTGGCCTATGGCAACCAATACAAGATGGGCTACCGCGGATCAGACCTTTCCGGTACAGGCTGGGGCAAGAAATGGGATTTCATCATCATTCATGAAAGCGGTCACGAATGGTTCGGCAACAATATCACTACAAAAGATATTGCAGACATGTGGGTACACGAGAGTTTCACGAATTATTCTGAAACCATTTTCACAGAATGCCAGTACGGAAAAGATGCTGCCAATGCTTATGTACAGGGCATCCGCTCAAAGATTGCCAATGATATTCCTATTATCGGCCCTTATGGCGTAAATACTGAAGGTTCCGGCGGAGACATGTATTATAAAGGGTCCAATATGCTGCACACCATCCGCCAGGTGATCAATAACGATGAAACATTCCGGAAGATCCTGCGCGGGTTGAATAAAACCTTCTATCATAAAACAGTGACCACCCAGGAAGTAGAATCCTATATCAGTAAAAACGGCGGCCGTGATTTCAGCAAGGTATTTGATCAGTATCTCCGGCACACAAAAATACCCGTGCTGGAATATTCGATCAACAACAGGGAATTAAAATACCGCTGGGTGGCCGATGTACAGGGATTTGACCTGCCGGTGAAAGTAACCCTGGCAGACGGGAAATATTCCTTCATCTATCCCACCACAGCATGGCAAACAACAGCCATACAATTAACTGATCCAAAGAAATTTGCAGCAGACAAGAATTTCTATATCATAACCAAAGCTTTATAA
- a CDS encoding bifunctional transcriptional activator/DNA repair enzyme AdaA, with protein MNKKTMHHYETIAEAIKYINDHYTEQPSLDDIAAAVHLSPFHFQRLFKEWAGVSPKKFLQYISLQHAKTLLEKNYTLEDTTFETGLSGTSRLHDMFVNMEAMTPGEYKNGGENLHIKCTFTITQFGMVFLAATDKGVCNIQFTESFESSLAELRAQWPKAQITVGESPILKTVKQFFTERNETVKDLRLHVKATPFQLKVWEALLKIPCGQVSTYGKIAESIQHPKASRAVGTAVGDNPIAYLIPCHRVIRSTGILGGYHWGKERKTAILGWEAAKVIGEKAAI; from the coding sequence TTGAATAAAAAAACAATGCACCACTACGAAACAATTGCGGAAGCCATAAAGTACATCAATGATCATTACACGGAACAACCTTCCCTGGACGACATTGCGGCTGCAGTACATTTAAGCCCGTTTCATTTTCAGCGCTTATTTAAGGAATGGGCAGGCGTAAGCCCAAAGAAATTCCTGCAATACATCAGTTTGCAGCATGCCAAAACTTTGCTGGAAAAGAATTACACCCTGGAAGACACCACTTTTGAAACAGGCCTTTCCGGAACCAGCCGCCTGCACGATATGTTCGTGAACATGGAAGCCATGACGCCCGGTGAATACAAGAACGGCGGAGAAAACCTCCATATCAAATGCACGTTCACCATCACCCAATTCGGCATGGTATTCTTAGCGGCAACAGATAAAGGGGTTTGTAATATCCAGTTCACAGAAAGTTTCGAAAGCTCACTCGCAGAACTGCGGGCACAATGGCCTAAAGCGCAGATCACGGTGGGGGAATCTCCTATCCTTAAAACCGTGAAGCAATTCTTTACAGAAAGGAATGAAACGGTAAAGGACCTGCGTTTACATGTTAAAGCCACGCCGTTCCAGTTAAAGGTATGGGAAGCACTGCTGAAGATCCCTTGTGGCCAGGTTTCCACTTACGGAAAAATAGCAGAAAGTATTCAACATCCTAAAGCATCCAGGGCAGTAGGCACTGCTGTTGGCGATAATCCGATCGCGTATCTGATTCCCTGCCATCGTGTTATAAGATCTACCGGAATATTGGGTGGATATCACTGGGGCAAAGAAAGAAAAACAGCGATATTAGGATGGGAAGCAGCAAAGGTTATTGGCGAAAAAGCAGCAATTTAA
- a CDS encoding DUF721 domain-containing protein, producing the protein MRYKVVSMGDALREYLNNSRFKPRLLEVRIQENWEQVVGKTIARYTESVQLFDGKLVITTTVAPLKQELNYSKDRILRLVNDMLGEEAVKEVMIR; encoded by the coding sequence ATGCGATACAAAGTTGTAAGTATGGGCGATGCGTTAAGAGAGTATCTTAATAACAGCAGGTTTAAACCAAGGCTGCTGGAGGTTCGCATCCAGGAAAACTGGGAACAGGTAGTGGGTAAAACCATTGCCCGTTATACAGAAAGTGTACAACTCTTTGATGGCAAACTGGTGATCACTACTACCGTTGCACCATTAAAACAGGAACTGAACTACTCTAAAGACCGGATCCTCCGGTTAGTAAATGATATGCTGGGAGAAGAAGCGGTGAAGGAAGTAATGATCCGCTAA
- a CDS encoding DUF4252 domain-containing protein, whose amino-acid sequence MIRSILLFVCFLAFASIDANAQRKQLRNFQRQHYDVAETHRIGLSFLPLRIVSWFIPGHAFDGEARDVKWALRKVRSVKLYTIEMDNGAAVSNESILKLKEDLYAKNKFEPLMEVRTADGSHVQFLSDGKDGDRLDNLVLLVQEEGEMVMVHLRTRLTISDLQRVMDKFKNEI is encoded by the coding sequence ATGATACGTTCCATCCTTCTCTTCGTTTGTTTCCTGGCCTTTGCCTCCATTGATGCTAACGCACAACGTAAACAATTACGCAATTTTCAAAGGCAGCATTATGATGTTGCTGAAACTCACCGCATAGGACTCAGTTTCCTGCCATTGCGGATCGTGAGCTGGTTTATCCCCGGTCATGCTTTTGACGGTGAAGCCAGGGATGTTAAATGGGCACTGAGGAAAGTAAGAAGCGTGAAATTGTACACCATTGAAATGGATAACGGCGCAGCTGTTTCTAACGAATCCATCCTCAAATTAAAGGAAGACCTCTACGCCAAAAATAAGTTTGAACCCCTGATGGAAGTGAGAACAGCTGATGGCAGTCACGTACAATTCCTGAGCGATGGAAAGGACGGCGACAGATTAGATAACCTGGTGCTGTTAGTACAGGAAGAAGGGGAAATGGTGATGGTACACCTGCGTACCCGCTTAACGATAAGTGACCTGCAAAGAGTGATGGATAAGTTTAAGAACGAGATCTGA
- a CDS encoding DUF4252 domain-containing protein produces the protein MKRIFFLIFISLCSTQLALAQSTVEKFFLKYQNDPSFTVINVTPKMFSMFSTVQSNDPDFKKVSTVVSKLKGLRILVKEDTKDGAKLFKEAAAFLTSDFEELMTIRNKEADVKFMVKENAKGNIAELIMLVGSPDEFVALSIFGDINLSELSEIAGDIKIDGFDNLRSLPKKKP, from the coding sequence ATGAAACGAATATTCTTTCTCATATTCATCTCGCTTTGCAGCACACAGCTGGCACTGGCGCAGAGTACCGTTGAGAAGTTTTTCCTGAAATACCAGAACGATCCGTCCTTTACCGTGATCAATGTAACGCCCAAGATGTTCTCCATGTTCTCTACGGTGCAGTCCAATGATCCCGACTTCAAAAAGGTGAGTACGGTAGTCAGCAAACTCAAGGGCCTGCGCATCCTCGTTAAAGAAGATACCAAAGATGGCGCTAAGCTTTTCAAAGAAGCCGCCGCATTCCTTACATCTGATTTTGAAGAGCTGATGACCATCCGGAATAAAGAAGCGGATGTAAAATTCATGGTCAAAGAAAACGCAAAAGGTAATATTGCGGAACTCATCATGCTGGTGGGCAGTCCGGATGAATTTGTTGCGCTCTCTATCTTTGGAGACATCAATCTCAGCGAGCTGTCTGAAATTGCGGGAGATATTAAAATTGACGGCTTTGATAATCTCAGGAGTCTTCCCAAAAAGAAACCGTAA
- a CDS encoding RNA polymerase sigma factor: protein MSSEVFLAQIMPIKQKLFRFALRLLGNEEDAKDIIQDAFMKVWHNKEKMGELQNLEAWCMRITRNLALDKLKSKKYRITDHLDRAQEVPASHQQTPHQRSEQSDLMRRVHGLIHALPEKYRTILQLRDIDGLSYQEIADVLNIEMSEVKVNLHRARKQVREQLQNIHVYGIQ from the coding sequence ATGTCGTCCGAAGTATTCCTTGCTCAAATAATGCCTATCAAGCAGAAGCTGTTCCGCTTCGCGCTTCGGCTGCTGGGCAATGAGGAAGATGCCAAGGACATTATTCAGGATGCTTTTATGAAAGTGTGGCACAACAAAGAAAAGATGGGAGAGTTACAGAACCTGGAAGCGTGGTGTATGCGCATCACCCGCAACCTGGCACTGGACAAGCTGAAGAGTAAGAAGTACAGGATCACGGACCATCTCGACCGGGCACAGGAAGTGCCGGCCAGTCATCAACAAACGCCGCATCAGCGATCTGAACAAAGTGATCTGATGCGCAGGGTGCACGGCCTGATCCATGCCTTACCGGAGAAATACAGGACTATTCTGCAACTGAGAGATATAGACGGGTTGAGTTACCAGGAGATTGCAGATGTACTGAACATTGAAATGAGTGAAGTAAAAGTAAACCTGCACCGGGCCCGGAAACAGGTGCGGGAACAACTACAAAATATACATGTATATGGAATACAGTAA
- a CDS encoding ABC transporter permease produces MLRYFLRKIGYGFLVLLGVVIVVFLLFNVLPADPARLTLGQRADVTSLENVRKELHLDKPKAVQFFYYLNDLSPIGIHSREELKTSLNGFALFGIGGEKVLVLKTPYLRRSYQGKKDVWEILTEALPGTLVLALAAMIFATIAGISLGILSAVKQNTWMDTSAVFASVIGISAPSFFTGIVLAYLFGFVLSDYTGLHMTGSLFDIDPFEGRILNLRHLILPAITLGIRPLAIIVQLTRSAMLDVLGQDYIRTAYAKGLSRPVILYKHALRNALNPVITAITGWFAELLAGAFFVEYIFGWKGIGKVTVDALEKFDFPVVMGAVLFTAGIFVLINLLADVLYSIVDPRISLSN; encoded by the coding sequence ATGCTGCGATATTTCCTGCGTAAGATCGGCTACGGTTTCCTCGTTCTCCTGGGCGTGGTGATTGTAGTATTCCTGCTCTTCAATGTACTCCCGGCAGATCCTGCCAGGCTTACATTGGGGCAGCGGGCCGATGTTACTTCCCTGGAAAATGTACGGAAAGAACTGCACCTGGATAAACCCAAAGCCGTGCAGTTCTTTTATTATCTCAACGATCTTTCTCCCATTGGCATTCATTCCCGGGAGGAATTAAAGACTTCGCTGAATGGATTTGCTTTATTTGGCATAGGAGGGGAGAAGGTCCTGGTGCTCAAAACCCCCTATCTCCGCAGAAGTTACCAGGGCAAAAAAGATGTCTGGGAGATCCTTACAGAAGCCTTGCCGGGTACACTGGTACTGGCTTTGGCGGCTATGATCTTTGCCACGATAGCGGGAATTTCGCTGGGCATCCTTTCTGCGGTAAAGCAAAACACCTGGATGGATACCAGTGCTGTATTTGCCAGTGTGATCGGGATCTCTGCACCTTCCTTTTTTACAGGCATTGTGCTGGCTTACCTGTTTGGTTTTGTACTGAGTGATTACACCGGTTTACATATGACCGGGAGTTTATTTGATATCGACCCCTTTGAAGGCAGGATCCTCAACCTGCGTCACCTGATCTTACCTGCCATTACCTTGGGCATCAGGCCCCTGGCCATTATTGTACAATTAACCCGCAGCGCCATGCTGGACGTGCTGGGCCAGGATTATATCCGCACTGCTTATGCAAAAGGATTGAGCCGCCCGGTTATCCTTTACAAACATGCTTTAAGGAATGCCCTGAACCCTGTGATCACTGCTATCACCGGATGGTTCGCGGAATTGCTGGCAGGCGCTTTCTTCGTAGAGTACATCTTTGGCTGGAAGGGTATCGGGAAAGTAACCGTGGACGCCCTGGAAAAATTCGACTTCCCCGTGGTAATGGGAGCGGTATTGTTCACGGCAGGTATCTTTGTACTGATCAACCTGCTGGCCGATGTATTATATAGTATCGTAGATCCCCGGATTAGTCTAAGTAATTGA
- a CDS encoding BT_3928 family protein encodes MKPILILFRILVGVLFIFSGLIKANDPLGLSYKMDEFFEVLHMHFLIPFSLAFSLIMNAFEIIAGIAVLLGYRMRIFSFLLLLLIIFFTFLTGFALFSGLIRECGCFGDCIKLTAEQSFWKDIILLVMIVVIFIYRNRIQPLLAKKPMAAVMILAVLFPIILQWYTLSHLPIVDCLPYKIGNNIVEKMKPPPGSRPDVYKTVLIYEKDGKQQEFSEENYPWQDSTWKYVDRKDKLIVKGNAMPEIKDFILTDYDNNNQNNAVLKESLPVYLFVVLDVNKAGEGWDKKIQALQQQFKEGKIVLFGITSSNKAAVEAFKAKHGLDFQFLQMDGVAIKTAVRANPGLILLDKATIKGKWHYNDIP; translated from the coding sequence ATGAAACCAATCCTGATCCTATTTCGCATTCTTGTAGGCGTACTGTTCATCTTTTCCGGACTTATTAAAGCGAACGACCCGCTGGGCCTCAGCTATAAGATGGATGAGTTCTTTGAAGTACTGCACATGCACTTCCTTATACCTTTTTCCCTGGCTTTTTCCCTGATCATGAACGCTTTTGAGATCATTGCAGGTATTGCGGTATTGCTGGGATACCGTATGCGCATCTTCTCTTTCCTTTTATTATTACTGATCATATTTTTCACCTTCCTCACCGGGTTTGCTTTATTCAGCGGCCTGATCAGGGAATGCGGTTGTTTTGGCGACTGTATCAAACTAACCGCAGAGCAATCTTTCTGGAAGGACATTATCCTGCTGGTGATGATTGTGGTGATCTTTATTTACCGCAACCGTATACAACCACTGCTGGCTAAAAAGCCGATGGCTGCTGTAATGATCCTGGCGGTATTATTCCCCATCATCCTTCAATGGTATACCTTATCACATTTACCCATTGTGGATTGCCTTCCTTATAAAATAGGTAATAACATCGTTGAGAAAATGAAACCGCCTCCAGGTTCCAGGCCGGATGTTTACAAAACGGTGCTGATCTATGAAAAAGACGGTAAACAACAGGAATTCTCTGAGGAGAATTATCCCTGGCAGGATTCTACCTGGAAGTATGTGGACCGTAAGGACAAGCTGATCGTAAAGGGCAATGCCATGCCTGAGATCAAGGACTTCATCCTCACGGACTATGATAATAATAACCAGAACAATGCCGTGCTGAAGGAAAGTTTGCCGGTATATCTCTTCGTGGTGCTGGATGTTAATAAAGCCGGTGAAGGATGGGATAAAAAGATCCAGGCATTACAGCAGCAGTTCAAAGAAGGTAAGATTGTGCTCTTTGGCATTACCAGTTCCAACAAAGCGGCGGTAGAAGCATTCAAGGCAAAACACGGACTGGATTTCCAGTTCCTGCAAATGGATGGTGTGGCTATCAAAACCGCAGTGAGGGCAAATCCCGGTCTGATACTGCTGGATAAAGCCACCATCAAGGGTAAATGGCATTACAACGATATTCCATAA
- a CDS encoding DUF1599 domain-containing protein, protein MTQVQYAEVIAGCKDVFIKKTKDYGTSWRVLRPISIVDQIFIKAQRIRNIQEIGQQKVADDIKGEFAGIINYGVIALIQMELPDDPYTDLPVETVSRLYDEKIAFIREVMENKNHDYGEAWRDMSQESFVDLILTKLLRIKQILRNEGKTLISEGMDANYVDIVNYAVFALILLKEKEQL, encoded by the coding sequence ATGACTCAGGTACAATATGCGGAAGTAATAGCGGGCTGTAAGGATGTATTTATCAAGAAAACGAAGGATTATGGAACATCCTGGCGGGTATTACGGCCTATCTCTATTGTAGATCAGATCTTTATCAAGGCGCAACGCATCCGTAACATCCAGGAGATCGGCCAGCAGAAAGTGGCGGACGATATCAAAGGGGAATTTGCGGGCATCATTAATTATGGTGTAATAGCCCTGATCCAGATGGAGTTGCCGGATGATCCTTATACGGACCTGCCGGTAGAAACTGTTTCCCGCCTCTACGATGAAAAGATCGCTTTCATCCGGGAGGTGATGGAAAACAAAAACCATGATTACGGGGAAGCCTGGCGGGATATGAGCCAGGAATCTTTCGTTGACCTCATCCTCACAAAATTACTGCGTATCAAACAGATCCTCCGGAACGAGGGTAAAACACTGATCTCTGAGGGGATGGATGCCAACTATGTAGACATTGTGAACTATGCCGTATTTGCACTGATACTTTTGAAAGAAAAAGAGCAATTATAA
- the folP gene encoding dihydropteroate synthase, which translates to MSFKNTLLRKDFTIRCKGKLIDLSRPAVMGIINVTDDSFYADSRTRELHHIIDRAGDMLEEGALMLDIGAQSTRPGAPEVGAATELERLLPAIHGILHHFPEAILSIDTYHAAVAEKCIHAGAAMVNDVSAGDMDPLMLSTVAKLQVPFIAMHMKGTPADMQHNPEYNNVSQEVLDYFIRKVAQCREAGITDVIIDPGFGFGKTLEHNYQLLKNLEVFNMLEVPVLVGVSRKSMIYRLLGNSASEALNGTTVVQTLALQKGAAILRVHDVKEATEATRIIAFMQSI; encoded by the coding sequence ATGAGTTTCAAAAATACATTATTACGTAAAGATTTTACGATCCGATGCAAAGGAAAGTTAATAGACCTCTCCCGCCCTGCTGTGATGGGGATCATTAATGTAACGGATGATTCTTTTTATGCAGACAGCCGTACCCGGGAGCTTCATCATATTATTGACCGGGCTGGCGACATGCTGGAAGAAGGAGCACTGATGCTGGATATTGGTGCACAAAGTACCCGGCCTGGTGCCCCGGAAGTAGGCGCAGCAACAGAACTGGAACGTTTACTGCCTGCCATCCATGGCATCCTGCATCATTTCCCGGAAGCCATCCTCTCCATTGATACCTACCATGCCGCCGTGGCTGAGAAATGTATCCATGCCGGGGCTGCCATGGTGAACGATGTGAGTGCCGGCGATATGGACCCTTTGATGCTTTCCACCGTGGCTAAACTACAGGTTCCCTTTATTGCCATGCATATGAAGGGCACACCGGCAGACATGCAGCACAACCCGGAATACAACAATGTTTCCCAGGAAGTACTGGATTACTTTATCCGCAAAGTAGCCCAATGCCGGGAAGCAGGCATTACAGATGTGATCATCGATCCCGGTTTTGGTTTTGGTAAAACGCTGGAACACAACTACCAGCTGCTGAAAAACCTGGAGGTGTTTAATATGCTGGAAGTTCCTGTATTGGTAGGAGTATCCAGGAAGTCCATGATCTACCGTTTGCTGGGCAATTCAGCTTCTGAGGCATTGAATGGTACTACTGTGGTACAAACACTGGCATTGCAGAAAGGTGCAGCCATCCTCAGAGTGCATGATGTAAAAGAAGCGACAGAAGCAACACGTATCATCGCTTTTATGCAATCAATTTAA